The Porites lutea chromosome 11, jaPorLute2.1, whole genome shotgun sequence genome includes a region encoding these proteins:
- the LOC140952034 gene encoding uncharacterized protein isoform X4: MDGLAGYDSSSSTEDDKIHRKLAPKEMSNQDTQQYTSVTDMENERVSQVDAPPLPEEQHDEKVDLATEPSQPSHKSRSSPSSRRRNYRKRSASESPERSPNRRSPDHSPSSHRRRRNSDYKDDRRRRRRSRSRSRSRSRSRSPRRRRRSPSPRNLIHMMDLGPEVNGRLSTLLWKMEKLLENQEKVLKNQEKLLKFMEQQQALQSSATLVSRERRLVNGVRGRDLEHSSTGELRIPSNLLESIGHFTSESVSGVHHSTVSGPSRSRKLTKAAVKKLAGCSTNPVETSDSSQDPSVSIHDSVNVVSEVSVPLKYNVPVFVSPAETELDSGAVNCNDGSNMTEDHSESANGVDRVKDLLSWAEKIQKTSCSIGNFSVNLLKALFTKEEMFNRNCSGTRGKGALDSGKLDIIKFCAFKLYSIPDAEQESVWKQKCVISIDEFLRRGNRSRAQNRIEQKDAPVLAPLDSSIIVEITTQDVKENKSDSSELS; the protein is encoded by the exons ATGTCTAATCAGGATACACAACAGTACACCTCTGTCACTGACATGGAGAATGAACGTGTGAGTCAGGTCGATGCACCTCCTCTACCAGAAGAACAGCATGATGAAAAGGTAGATCTGGCAACAGAGCCATCACAACCCTCGCATAAAAGTAGAAGTTCTCCCAGTAGTCGTCGCAGAAATTACCGGAAGAGGTCTGCTTCAGAATCCCCTGAAAGATCCCCTAATAGAAGATCTCCAGACCACTCACCTTCGTCACACAGACGAAGAAGAAATTCAGATTATAAAG ATGACCGAAGGCGTCGTAGAAGAAGTAGAAGTCGGAGTAGGAGCAGGAGCAGAAGCAGGAGTCCAAGGAGAAGAAGGAGAAGTCCAAGTCCAAGAAAT TTGATTCACATGATGGACTTAGGGCCTGAAGTGAATGGGCGCCTGTCAACACTGTTGTGGAAAATGGAAAAGCTTCTTGAAAATCAggaaaaagttctgaaaaatcAGGAAAAGCTTTTAAAGTTCATGGAACAACAGCAAGCTCTACAATCATCAGCAACACTTGTGTCCAGGGAAAGAAGGTTGGTAAATGGTGTGAGAGGCAGAGATCTTGAACATTCTAGCACAGGTGAACTGAGAATTCCATCAAATCTTCTAGAATCTATTGGACATTTTACTAGTGAATCAGTTAGTGGTGTGCATCATTCAACTGTATCTGGACCTAGTCGCAGTCGCAAATTAACAAAAGCTGCCGTAAAGAAACTGGCTGGCTGTTCTACGAACCCAGTGGAGACTAGTGACTCTTCACAGGATCCTTCAGTGTCTATTCATGATTCTGTGAATGTTGTAAGTGAAGTGTCAGTGCCTCTGAAATACAATGTACCAGTGTTTGTCTCTCCTGCTGAAACTGAACTTGATTCAGGTGCTGTCAACTGCAATGACGGTAGTAACATGACAGAGGATCACAGTGAAAGCGCAAACGGTGTTGATCGGGTGAAAGACCTGTTATCCTGGGCtgagaaaattcagaaaacaaGTTGTTCCATAGGGAATTTCAGTGTGAACCTTTTGAAGGCGTTGTTCACAAAGGAAGAAATGTTTAATAGAAATTGTTCTGGTACTAGAGGAAAAGGAGCCCTGGACAGTGGAAAGCTTGATATTATAAAGTTTTGTGCTTTTAAACTTTACTCTATACCTGATGCTGAGCAGGAGTCAGTTTGGAAGCAAAAGTGTGTTATTTCTATTGACGAATTTCTAAGAAGAGGTAACAGATCCAGAGCTCAGAATAGAATAGAGCAAAAAGATGCTCCTGTTTTAGCTCCCCTAGATTCATCAATTATTGTTGAGATTACAACCCAAGATGTTAAAGAAAATAAGAGTGATAGCAGTGAACTATCTTAG